A window of Desulfobulbaceae bacterium contains these coding sequences:
- a CDS encoding adenylate/guanylate cyclase domain-containing protein, whose protein sequence is MPYNRFTNLWRPTPFRIGITVVVLCNLLFYSFGGVKPALLESLDNQLIDAMFRWRGSQETSGSVTIVDIDEQSMKAVGQWPWSRNVVAKLTEQIAAAGAKSIGFDIVFAEADRTSPVNTLPIISKLLPDIISQETLEKFGQAPEFNYDLLLGEIVSTTPSVLGYVFQTMNDGLKNESDKPFPSINVTLQPDNLQYQDLTLIPAYRSILNTADISMAPTEGFFNVFPDPAGTVRKVPLFMELDGVPYPSLALEMIRIGQNISDVTIHASQQVSGGHHTLLGISLDGRFIPTDSNGQVTVNYRGPMKSFPYISAVDVLNGINTTGLNGRHVLIGTSAAGLLDLRATPFSNVFAGVEVHANLIDNILVGDPLTQDIFTEIGITYTTVTIGGIILTALLAFSSPLIGGLGGMFLITMYIIYGNYHFFFLQNQLVGITFPLASIFSVFLFVTLFNYFLKDREKRFVQGAFGHYVSPEVVSELIKSPEKLSLAGQEKVITIFFNDIRGFTSISERMDSKHLGIFMNKYLTAMSSVIMDNKGTVDKFIGDAIMALWGAPLDDEQHAANAVRAALEMMQTLHELQIVWTEQGLPPVDIGIGLNTGMVSVGNFGSDQRFDYTVIGDNVNLASRLEGLNKVYGTNILISGSTFEAIQGRFTCRFVDLVRVKGKNKPVEIYEPISEGEASGTLQNELKQFQQAIDLYRQKAFQQSLQLIQQLQMSNPTPLYKLYISRINYFRQNPPPSDWDGVYTATSK, encoded by the coding sequence ATGCCCTACAATAGATTTACCAACCTTTGGCGGCCGACACCCTTCAGAATCGGCATAACTGTCGTTGTTCTATGCAACCTGCTGTTTTACTCTTTTGGTGGTGTAAAACCGGCGCTGCTTGAGTCCTTAGACAATCAGCTTATTGATGCCATGTTTCGCTGGCGGGGATCACAGGAGACCTCCGGCTCTGTAACCATTGTCGATATTGACGAACAAAGCATGAAGGCTGTGGGACAATGGCCCTGGTCTCGCAATGTTGTTGCGAAGCTTACTGAGCAAATTGCTGCTGCCGGGGCAAAATCAATCGGCTTTGATATTGTTTTTGCCGAGGCCGACCGCACCTCTCCCGTAAACACCCTGCCCATAATTTCAAAACTGCTTCCTGATATTATTAGCCAGGAAACACTTGAAAAGTTTGGCCAAGCACCAGAATTCAATTACGACTTGCTTCTTGGTGAAATAGTTTCAACGACCCCAAGTGTACTCGGTTATGTCTTCCAAACCATGAATGACGGTCTCAAAAACGAGTCCGACAAGCCTTTTCCATCCATCAACGTCACCCTGCAACCCGACAACCTGCAATACCAAGATCTGACACTCATCCCAGCCTACCGAAGCATCCTTAATACCGCCGATATCTCTATGGCACCAACTGAAGGGTTTTTCAACGTCTTCCCTGACCCAGCCGGAACCGTTCGAAAGGTTCCGCTGTTCATGGAACTTGACGGCGTGCCCTACCCCTCACTTGCCCTTGAGATGATCCGCATCGGCCAGAATATCTCCGATGTAACTATCCACGCCTCCCAGCAGGTCAGCGGCGGCCACCACACCCTTTTGGGCATCTCCCTTGATGGGCGCTTTATTCCGACTGACAGCAATGGCCAGGTTACCGTCAACTACCGAGGCCCAATGAAAAGCTTTCCCTATATCTCTGCCGTTGATGTGCTTAATGGAATAAACACCACAGGCCTGAACGGCAGACACGTCCTGATCGGCACTTCGGCAGCAGGTCTGCTTGATTTACGTGCAACCCCCTTCTCTAATGTTTTTGCCGGTGTCGAAGTCCATGCCAATCTTATCGACAATATTCTGGTCGGAGACCCTTTAACCCAAGACATCTTCACAGAGATCGGCATCACTTACACCACTGTAACTATTGGCGGCATTATACTAACCGCGTTACTCGCCTTTTCTTCACCGCTTATCGGTGGTTTGGGCGGTATGTTTTTGATTACAATGTACATCATTTACGGCAACTACCATTTTTTCTTCCTGCAAAACCAACTGGTCGGCATCACGTTTCCACTCGCCAGTATCTTTTCGGTTTTCCTCTTCGTGACCCTGTTTAATTATTTTCTTAAGGATCGGGAAAAGCGCTTTGTGCAAGGTGCTTTTGGCCATTATGTATCGCCAGAAGTAGTATCTGAACTCATCAAATCACCAGAAAAACTCTCCTTAGCTGGCCAGGAAAAAGTTATAACCATTTTCTTTAATGATATTCGTGGATTCACCTCAATATCAGAAAGAATGGATTCTAAACATCTGGGTATTTTCATGAACAAATACCTCACCGCCATGAGTTCGGTGATCATGGATAATAAGGGCACCGTTGATAAGTTTATTGGTGATGCCATTATGGCCTTATGGGGTGCGCCGCTTGACGACGAACAACACGCTGCAAATGCGGTTCGTGCCGCACTTGAAATGATGCAAACCCTGCATGAATTGCAAATAGTCTGGACCGAACAGGGACTGCCGCCCGTTGATATCGGCATTGGCCTTAATACCGGCATGGTCAGCGTTGGTAATTTTGGCAGCGACCAACGATTTGACTACACCGTAATCGGTGACAATGTGAACCTGGCCTCCCGTCTGGAGGGTTTAAACAAAGTCTACGGCACAAACATTCTCATTTCCGGTTCTACCTTCGAGGCGATACAAGGCCGGTTCACCTGCAGATTTGTTGATCTTGTCAGAGTTAAAGGGAAGAATAAGCCGGTGGAAATTTATGAGCCAATCTCTGAGGGAGAGGCCTCCGGCACGTTACAAAATGAGCTAAAACAATTTCAGCAGGCTATAGACCTCTATCGTCAAAAAGCCTTCCAGCAGTCACTTCAACTGATTCAACAGCTACAAATGAGTAATCCAACCCCACTATACAAACTCTACATTTCACGCATCAATTATTTTCGACAAAACCCCCCGCCTTCGGATTGGGATGGTGTCTACACCGCAACATCAAAATAA